The genome window GTGATTTTTCATATGATCTGTTTGTTGTTGGCTCTCCTATTTACTACGAAAAACCTTTAAAGAGCATAACTGATTTTCTACAAAAATATTCGGATAAATTAAGTACAAAAAAATTAGCTCTGTTCATAGTATGTATGGCTCAAATTTTTGGGAAAGCAGGTAAGGCATATATTGAAAAGCAATATCTAAAAGCACTTGAAAGCAAAGTAGAAAATCTAATGTTTAAAAGCGCGGTGTTTAAAGGATGGATTAAAAAGGTAAATTTAAAAGAGAAAAAAGAAGTTTTTGAATGGGTGAATAGTTTAATTGAAAAACTTGAAGGGGAGGTGTAAAAATATGCAAAATTTTGTGTTTTATAACCCAACAAAACTTGTTTTTGGAAAAAATACCGTCGAA of Thermosipho africanus Ob7 contains these proteins:
- a CDS encoding flavodoxin domain-containing protein, coding for MRVCIIYDTKRRSTELFAKWIKEAFEENSAVVDVFKVNEFNGDFSYDLFVVGSPIYYEKPLKSITDFLQKYSDKLSTKKLALFIVCMAQIFGKAGKAYIEKQYLKALESKVENLMFKSAVFKGWIKKVNLKEKKEVFEWVNSLIEKLEGEV